The following are encoded together in the Pseudomonas xantholysinigenes genome:
- a CDS encoding MFS transporter — MTAQPAPFAGQAQSPKVPVIVGAALFMELVDGTAVLTALPQMARDFGEPGLRMNLVVSLYMLALALCVPLSGWAAERFRPRRVMLVAMALFTLASLACALAGSLWQLCLGRMLQGAAGALMTPVGQVIILRWSSRQQLLQAMSWLALPALLGPLVGPLLGGLLVTVLSWHWIFLINLPICLLGSWLILRHVPDYPARPVPPLDLRGLLLSGGALALLVFGLESLGLGQLPWPWALALVAGGVACALGYLLHARGHPAPLLDLTLLRLRSFGVAQAGGGLFRLGSAAQPFLLVLLLQNCLGMSPLAAGWLVVSGGVGALLMKLLAVPLVRRYGYRRVLSGNAALSGLGIAACAAFDQDTALWLMALVLFAAGLVRSLQFSTLGAASYQDVPGERSAAASSLSAMSVQLTMAMAVSLAGVLLSVLAGLDGRGETSVGDVTTVMLLCALLCGASGLVFRRLAG; from the coding sequence TTGACCGCCCAGCCGGCGCCCTTCGCCGGCCAGGCGCAAAGCCCCAAGGTGCCGGTGATCGTTGGTGCGGCGCTGTTCATGGAGTTGGTCGATGGCACGGCTGTTTTGACCGCCTTGCCGCAGATGGCCCGCGACTTCGGCGAGCCCGGGCTGCGCATGAACCTGGTGGTGTCGCTGTACATGCTCGCCCTGGCGTTGTGCGTGCCGCTCAGCGGCTGGGCCGCCGAGCGTTTTCGGCCACGCCGGGTGATGCTCGTGGCCATGGCGCTGTTCACTCTGGCGTCGCTGGCCTGCGCCCTGGCCGGATCGCTCTGGCAACTGTGCCTGGGGCGCATGCTGCAAGGGGCGGCGGGGGCGCTGATGACCCCGGTGGGGCAGGTGATCATCCTGCGTTGGTCGAGCCGACAGCAACTGCTGCAGGCCATGTCTTGGCTGGCCTTGCCAGCGCTGCTCGGGCCCTTGGTCGGGCCCTTGCTGGGCGGGCTGCTGGTGACGGTGTTGTCGTGGCATTGGATCTTCCTGATCAACCTGCCGATCTGCCTGCTGGGCAGCTGGCTGATCCTGCGCCATGTGCCGGATTACCCGGCACGCCCGGTACCGCCACTGGACCTGCGTGGCCTGTTGCTCAGCGGCGGCGCCCTGGCGCTGCTGGTGTTCGGCCTGGAATCGTTGGGCCTGGGCCAACTGCCTTGGCCCTGGGCGCTGGCGCTGGTGGCCGGCGGCGTGGCCTGCGCGTTGGGCTACCTGCTGCATGCCCGCGGCCATCCCGCGCCGTTGCTCGACCTGACGCTGCTGCGCCTGCGCAGCTTTGGCGTGGCCCAGGCTGGTGGTGGGCTGTTTCGCCTGGGCTCCGCCGCGCAGCCCTTCCTGCTGGTGCTGTTGCTGCAGAACTGCCTGGGCATGAGCCCGCTGGCGGCCGGTTGGCTGGTGGTCAGCGGCGGTGTCGGCGCGTTGCTGATGAAACTGTTGGCGGTGCCGCTGGTGCGCCGTTACGGCTATCGCCGGGTGTTGAGCGGCAACGCGGCGTTGAGCGGCCTGGGGATCGCCGCCTGCGCGGCCTTCGACCAGGACACCGCGCTCTGGCTGATGGCGCTGGTGCTGTTCGCTGCGGGCCTGGTGCGTTCGTTGCAGTTTTCTACCTTGGGCGCTGCCAGCTACCAGGACGTGCCCGGTGAGCGCTCGGCGGCGGCCAGTTCGTTGTCGGCGATGTCGGTGCAGTTGACCATGGCCATGGCGGTGAGCCTGGCGGGGGTGCTGCTCAGTGTCCTCGCCGGCCTGGACGGACGCGGTGAAACCTCGGTGGGCGATGTCACCACGGTAATGCTGCTGTGTGCGTTGCTGTGCGGGGCCTCGGGGCTGGTGTTCCGGCGCCTGGCGGGCTGA
- a CDS encoding acyl-CoA dehydrogenase family protein — protein sequence MTTFQRFPNQPPAPDLNALKARISALLPDIGAGAAQRERERQLPHEAIARLAAAGLYTVRIPRRYGGPGGSVSDVIELLLQIAAVDSNIAQALRPGFAFVEGLLLAQGEGAEQERERWFARYLDGAVIGNAGWELGGANGVIAARLVREGRHYRANGSKFYSTGALFADYVSAVALDEDEQPVSFVLPRDREGLELVDDFDAMGQRLTASGTTHLRNVRVEASEIRTRTVEEGKRTLVTPFLQLFLATVLAGIARNALDDATRFAREHARPIKHSTASRSVDDPYVALAVGDIAARAYGAEALVLKAAASIDQAWAAQLAEPAVEQAAIEVAQAQYLVAELALKAAETLFEVGGASTTGRQHNLDRHWRNARTVANHNPRQWKAAVVGAWQLKGTRPPVSGLF from the coding sequence ATGACCACCTTCCAACGTTTTCCCAACCAACCGCCAGCCCCCGACCTCAATGCGCTAAAGGCGCGCATCTCGGCATTGCTACCCGACATCGGCGCGGGCGCCGCCCAGCGCGAACGTGAACGCCAGCTGCCTCACGAAGCCATCGCCCGACTCGCCGCCGCCGGGCTTTACACCGTGCGCATTCCCAGGCGGTACGGCGGCCCCGGCGGTAGTGTCAGCGATGTGATCGAGCTGCTGCTGCAGATCGCCGCGGTCGATTCCAACATCGCCCAGGCCCTGCGCCCGGGTTTCGCTTTCGTCGAAGGGCTGCTGCTGGCGCAGGGCGAGGGCGCCGAGCAGGAACGCGAACGCTGGTTCGCGCGCTACCTCGACGGCGCGGTGATCGGCAACGCCGGCTGGGAGCTGGGCGGCGCCAACGGTGTCATCGCCGCGCGCCTGGTGCGCGAAGGCCGGCACTATCGCGCCAACGGCAGCAAGTTCTACAGCACCGGCGCGCTGTTTGCCGACTATGTCAGCGCCGTGGCCCTGGACGAGGACGAGCAGCCGGTGTCGTTCGTGCTGCCGCGTGATCGCGAAGGCCTGGAGCTGGTCGACGACTTCGATGCCATGGGCCAGCGCCTCACGGCCAGCGGTACCACCCACTTGCGTAATGTGCGGGTCGAGGCCAGCGAGATCCGCACGCGCACCGTGGAGGAGGGCAAGCGCACCCTTGTCACGCCATTCCTGCAACTGTTCCTCGCCACCGTGCTGGCCGGTATCGCCCGCAATGCGCTGGATGACGCGACGCGATTCGCCCGCGAGCATGCCCGGCCAATCAAGCACAGCACGGCCAGTCGCTCGGTGGATGACCCGTACGTGGCGCTGGCGGTGGGCGATATCGCCGCCCGCGCCTATGGCGCCGAGGCGCTGGTGCTCAAGGCCGCGGCCAGTATCGACCAGGCCTGGGCCGCGCAATTGGCCGAACCTGCGGTGGAACAGGCCGCCATCGAAGTGGCCCAGGCGCAATACCTGGTCGCCGAGTTGGCGCTCAAGGCCGCCGAGACCTTGTTCGAGGTCGGTGGCGCCTCCACCACCGGCCGCCAGCACAACCTCGATCGCCATTGGCGCAACGCCCGTACCGTGGCCAATCACAACCCGCGCCAGTGGAAGGCGGCGGTAGTCGGTGCCTGGCAGCTCAAGGGCACCCGGCCACCTGTCTCGGGGCTGTTTTGA